A stretch of Pogona vitticeps strain Pit_001003342236 chromosome 5, PviZW2.1, whole genome shotgun sequence DNA encodes these proteins:
- the RASL11B gene encoding ras-like protein family member 11B, whose product MRLIQNMGTIAEYPQSGNTHSGESCGSGRPRLIKIAVVGASGVGKTALVVRFLTKRFIGDYERNAGNLYSRQIEIDGEMFAIQVQDTPGVKIHGHSLECNEQLNRCIRWADAVVIVFSITDCKSYELLGLFHQHIRQLHPGNRVPVVVVANKTDLLHIKEVEPQHGLQLATMLGCTFYEVSVSENYKEVFNAFHGLCKDVCKQQTSSTPEKRRSSLIPRPKSPNMQDLKRRFKQALSAKVRTVTSV is encoded by the exons ATGCGCCTGATCCAGAACATGGGGACCATCGCCGAATACCCCCAGTCGGGGAACACGCACAGCGGGGAGAGTTGCGGCTCGGGCCGGCCAAGGCTCATCAAGATCGCCGTGGTCGGAGCCAGCGGCGTGGGCAAGACGG CTCTAGTGGTAAGATTTCTCACAAAACGCTTCATTGGAGACTATGAGCGCAATGCAG gcAACCTTTACAGCAGACAGATTGAAATTGATGGAGAGATGTTCGCAATTCAGGTCCAAGATACTCCAGGAGTAAAG atCCATGGACACAGCCTGGAGTGTAATGAGCAGCTGAATAGGTGCATTCGCTGGGCAGATGCAGTTGTGATAGTTTTTTCAATCACAGACTGTAAAAGTTATGAACTACTTGGCCTCTTCCACCAGCATATAAGGCAGTTGCATCCAGGAAACAGAGTGCCAGTGGTGGTGGTAGCAAACAAAACAGACCTCCTCCATATTAAAGAGGTGGAACCCCAACATGGACTTCAGCTGGCCACTATGCTGGGCTGTACTTTCTATGAAGTGTCTGTCAGTGAGAACTATAAGGAGGTCTTTAACGCTTTCCATGGCCTGTGTAAAGATGTTTGTAAGCAACAAACCAGTAGCACCCCAGAGAAGAGGAGAAGCTCTCTTATTCCAAGACCAAAATCACCCAACATGCAGGATCTGAAAAGAAGGTTTAAGCAAGCCTTATCTGCCAAAGTGAGGACTGTTACCTCTGTCTGA